A window of the Mustelus asterias unplaced genomic scaffold, sMusAst1.hap1.1 HAP1_SCAFFOLD_1831, whole genome shotgun sequence genome harbors these coding sequences:
- the LOC144488742 gene encoding uncharacterized protein LOC144488742 isoform X2 codes for MAQSVSPPPDNSGCMYRIVQTTSLDGKNLLKLIPLSNVPGHYIPVSVPVSTSSTPSKINVPTMFQVATPTQTTACSAPTACFPMLQPTNTGTFIITSVEGSTSQSVTSPVNPSRENTLTAPAVASLQCPRLTTVTLPGLPVQNSQAIPSLTTEQKSNNVRTVAQNDPTVQKTQASSTLPSDQNAYNLRTVTLPGTPVQRVQASPTLPADRMDYNLTTVTLPSPAVQNIQASCTSAMDQNTYMLLKSPVLPAGHHLQIPANAEVKSVPASSLPLAIQQKILPTATSDLPNTPEFTKSSPTVIYVCPVNTVQTVQKRLPNIRPKSTLNPSTTLLTSDAPLPSTTASATFPYGGVISNEQTRSKDSPKKWVMQTNLQSLAHCLIPVKSSNILASKILKSLADQQQTESGTTNLVPSPSTTPTQTEVDLFSPFKENALVMYNGKVYLVVQKNGGLPSTCPKSVPASVNHAEKENAESAILSQPELVTNIKEEPENPEPVEQVKQCLNQPTDYCRKAVSAQSFHDQPRAQGIPGTPLEHSKWISDTASKETDEQLLKKAGIHNNLRICLTRISQKQLEQWEKSNPPTNSEPLELQSLLSRKMANLNTDGLSKDIQVNVTLPVIKTEPEDTEYYSYPTKDIEIKLEPKSPVKRKAESIHCPVPDKKQCQKRFIPNWESEHAYSCLPVQNAEAPSHNTEATSHINSHDEQEVFTSSPQASSVLQESTIMESVPVTSSSAGTDSVPNPSAVSIDSVPMPSTLTPSVACSTTTEISATCSYSPLPLSSIDETTRDEKIKRLKAILKAKEVAVEAIRKKMVKAKSAEKRKSENSKGPSTSKKQRCKKWILNRESEHAYSCLPGAQAEGALHVAPRCGHERFTSVPQRATGAPESSRMVTRSTVTDTIPCTEQTFPMVPTLPLPGEGKTPREEKIKRLKEILKEKEAALESIRRKNASAPS; via the exons CAATTCAGGATGCATGTATCGGATTGTGCAGACTACGAGCCTGGATGGGAAGAATCTCCTGAaattaattccactttccaacGTCCCTGGACACTACATCCCCGTTTCTGTTCCCGTTTCCACTAGTAGCACTCCTTCCAAAATAAATGTGCCAACCATGTTCCAGGTTGCAACACCAACTCAAACAACAGCCTGCAGTGCTCCAACGGCATGTTTCCCTATGTTGCAGCCCACCAACACAGGAACGTTTATAATAACATCAGTTGAAGGATCAACCAGCCAAAGTGTGACATCCCCTGTCAATCCTTCACGTGAAAACACATTGACAGCACCAGCAGTTGCATCTTTGCAATGTCCTCGTCTGACAACCGTTACTTTGCCTGGTCTACCTGTGCAAAATTCCCAAGCAATTCCTAGTTTAACTACGGAGCAAAAATCTAATAATGTAAGAACAGTTGCTCAAAATGATCCAACTGTACAAAAAACCCAAGCATCATCTACTTTGCCATCAGACCAAAATGCGTATAATCTAAGAACAGTTACTTTACCTGGTACACCAGTGCAGAGGGTCCAAGCATCTCCCACGTTGCCTGCCGATCGAATGGATTATAATCTAACAACAGTTACTTTACCTAGTCCAGCTGTACAGAATATCCAGGCATCTTGCACTTCAGCTATGGACCAGAACACGTACATGCTTTTAAAGTCTCCAGTTTTGCCTGCTGGCCACCACCTTCAGATCCCTGCAAATGCAGAAGTTAAATCTGTTCCAGCATCTTCACTCCCCCTTGCTATTCAGCAGAAGATTTTGCCTACTGCAACATCTGATCTCCCTAACACGCCTGAATTCACAAAGTCATCTCCAACTGTCATTTACGTTTGCCCAGTGAAcacagtgcagacagtgcagaAGCGCCTCCCAAACATTCGCCCCAAGAGCACTTTGAACCCGTCCACAACCCTCCTCACTAGTGATGCACCTTTGCCAAGCACAACTGCATCTGCTACCTTTCCTTATGGTGGAGTTATTTCTAATGAGCAAACCCGATCCAAGGATAGTCCAAAGAAATGGGTGATGCAGACGAATCTACAATCTTTAGCGCACTGCCTTATTCCAGTTAAATCTTCCAATATCTTGGCTTCAAAGATCTTAAAGAGCTTGGCTGATCAGCAACAGACGGAGAGCGGCACCACCAACCTGGTACCATCGCCGTCAACCACACCTACACAAACAGAGGTTGACTTATTTTCTCCATTCAAGGAAAATGCCCTAGTTATGTACAATGGTAAAGTCTACCTAGTTGTGCAGAAGAATGGTGGATTGCCCAGTACGTGCCCCAAGAGTGTTCCAGCTTCTGTGAATCATGCAGAGAAAGAGAATGCCGAGTCTGCTATTTTATCACAGCCTGAATTAGTAACCAATATCAAAgaggaaccagagaatcctgagCCTGTCGAACAGGTGAAACAATGCTTAAACCAGCCCACAGATTACTGTAGAAAGGCAGTCAGTGCCCAAAGTTTCCATGATCAGCCCAGGGCTCAAGGTATACCAGGCACTCCGCTTGAG CATTCAAAGTGGATTTCTGATACTGCTAGCAAGGAAACCGATGAGCAGTTACTGAAGAAGGCAGGAATTCACAACAATCTCCGAATCTGTCTCACTAGGATATCCCAAAAACAGCTGGAACAGTGGGAAAAGAGCAATCCCCCCACAAACTCGGAGCCACTAGAGTTACAGTCACTTCTGTCCAGGAAAATGGCTAACTTAAACACTGATGGACTGAGTAAAGACATCCAAGTGAATGTGACACTTCCAGTTATTAAAACGGAACCTGAGGATACAGAATATTATTCATACCCTACAAAGGATATCGAG ATTAAGCTTGAGCCTAAATCACCAgtgaaaagaaaagcagaaagcaTCCACTGCCCGGTACCAGATAAGAAACAATGTCAAAAACGGTTCATTCCAAACTGGGAATCTGAGCATGCCTACAGCTGCCTTCCTGTACAGAATGCAGAAGCACCTTCACACAATACAGAAGCAACCTCCCACATCAACTCTCACGATGAACAAGAAGTGTTTACCAGCTCTCCTCAGGCTAGCTCAGTGCTGCAGGAGAGCACGATAATGGAATCCGTCCCCGTGACGAGTTCCAGCGCTGGGACAGATAGTGTACCCAACCCCTCGGCTgtctccattgactctgttcctATGCCCAGCACCTTGACTCCCTCAGTGGCATGCTCCACCACGACTGAGATCAGTGCAACATGCAGttactctcctctccctctctcaagtATTGATGAAACTACACGAGACGAGAAGATCAAGCGACTAAAGGCGATTCTGAAGGCGAAGGAGGTCGCGGTGGAGGCAATACGAAAGAAAATG GTCAAGGCCAAATCGGCTGAGAAGAGAAAATCCGAAAATAGCAAAGGCCCATCAACGAGCAAGAAACAGCGGTGTAAAAAGTGGATCTTGAACAGGGAGTCAGAGCACGCTTACAGCTGCCTCCCAGGAGCTCAGGCGGAGGGAGCGCTCCACGTGGCTCCTCGCTGTGGTCATGAGAGGTTCACCTCAGTGCCACAGAGAGCCACAGGAGCACCGGAATCCTCCCGCATGGTGACTCGcagcacagtgacagacactaTACCCTGCACTGAACAAACATTTCCGATGGTTCCAACCCTTCCTCTTCCAGGCGAAGGCAAGACTCCACGTGAGGAGAAAATAAAACGCTTGAAGGAGATTCTGAAAGAAAAGGAGGCCGCACTGGAATCAATTCGGAGGAAAAATGCCTCGGCACCTTCATAA
- the LOC144488742 gene encoding uncharacterized protein LOC144488742 isoform X1: protein MVSPMYHASGHPFLQRISNSGCMYRIVQTTSLDGKNLLKLIPLSNVPGHYIPVSVPVSTSSTPSKINVPTMFQVATPTQTTACSAPTACFPMLQPTNTGTFIITSVEGSTSQSVTSPVNPSRENTLTAPAVASLQCPRLTTVTLPGLPVQNSQAIPSLTTEQKSNNVRTVAQNDPTVQKTQASSTLPSDQNAYNLRTVTLPGTPVQRVQASPTLPADRMDYNLTTVTLPSPAVQNIQASCTSAMDQNTYMLLKSPVLPAGHHLQIPANAEVKSVPASSLPLAIQQKILPTATSDLPNTPEFTKSSPTVIYVCPVNTVQTVQKRLPNIRPKSTLNPSTTLLTSDAPLPSTTASATFPYGGVISNEQTRSKDSPKKWVMQTNLQSLAHCLIPVKSSNILASKILKSLADQQQTESGTTNLVPSPSTTPTQTEVDLFSPFKENALVMYNGKVYLVVQKNGGLPSTCPKSVPASVNHAEKENAESAILSQPELVTNIKEEPENPEPVEQVKQCLNQPTDYCRKAVSAQSFHDQPRAQGIPGTPLEHSKWISDTASKETDEQLLKKAGIHNNLRICLTRISQKQLEQWEKSNPPTNSEPLELQSLLSRKMANLNTDGLSKDIQVNVTLPVIKTEPEDTEYYSYPTKDIEIKLEPKSPVKRKAESIHCPVPDKKQCQKRFIPNWESEHAYSCLPVQNAEAPSHNTEATSHINSHDEQEVFTSSPQASSVLQESTIMESVPVTSSSAGTDSVPNPSAVSIDSVPMPSTLTPSVACSTTTEISATCSYSPLPLSSIDETTRDEKIKRLKAILKAKEVAVEAIRKKMVKAKSAEKRKSENSKGPSTSKKQRCKKWILNRESEHAYSCLPGAQAEGALHVAPRCGHERFTSVPQRATGAPESSRMVTRSTVTDTIPCTEQTFPMVPTLPLPGEGKTPREEKIKRLKEILKEKEAALESIRRKNASAPS from the exons atggtctccccaatgtaccatgcctcgggacatcctttcctgcagcgtatcag CAATTCAGGATGCATGTATCGGATTGTGCAGACTACGAGCCTGGATGGGAAGAATCTCCTGAaattaattccactttccaacGTCCCTGGACACTACATCCCCGTTTCTGTTCCCGTTTCCACTAGTAGCACTCCTTCCAAAATAAATGTGCCAACCATGTTCCAGGTTGCAACACCAACTCAAACAACAGCCTGCAGTGCTCCAACGGCATGTTTCCCTATGTTGCAGCCCACCAACACAGGAACGTTTATAATAACATCAGTTGAAGGATCAACCAGCCAAAGTGTGACATCCCCTGTCAATCCTTCACGTGAAAACACATTGACAGCACCAGCAGTTGCATCTTTGCAATGTCCTCGTCTGACAACCGTTACTTTGCCTGGTCTACCTGTGCAAAATTCCCAAGCAATTCCTAGTTTAACTACGGAGCAAAAATCTAATAATGTAAGAACAGTTGCTCAAAATGATCCAACTGTACAAAAAACCCAAGCATCATCTACTTTGCCATCAGACCAAAATGCGTATAATCTAAGAACAGTTACTTTACCTGGTACACCAGTGCAGAGGGTCCAAGCATCTCCCACGTTGCCTGCCGATCGAATGGATTATAATCTAACAACAGTTACTTTACCTAGTCCAGCTGTACAGAATATCCAGGCATCTTGCACTTCAGCTATGGACCAGAACACGTACATGCTTTTAAAGTCTCCAGTTTTGCCTGCTGGCCACCACCTTCAGATCCCTGCAAATGCAGAAGTTAAATCTGTTCCAGCATCTTCACTCCCCCTTGCTATTCAGCAGAAGATTTTGCCTACTGCAACATCTGATCTCCCTAACACGCCTGAATTCACAAAGTCATCTCCAACTGTCATTTACGTTTGCCCAGTGAAcacagtgcagacagtgcagaAGCGCCTCCCAAACATTCGCCCCAAGAGCACTTTGAACCCGTCCACAACCCTCCTCACTAGTGATGCACCTTTGCCAAGCACAACTGCATCTGCTACCTTTCCTTATGGTGGAGTTATTTCTAATGAGCAAACCCGATCCAAGGATAGTCCAAAGAAATGGGTGATGCAGACGAATCTACAATCTTTAGCGCACTGCCTTATTCCAGTTAAATCTTCCAATATCTTGGCTTCAAAGATCTTAAAGAGCTTGGCTGATCAGCAACAGACGGAGAGCGGCACCACCAACCTGGTACCATCGCCGTCAACCACACCTACACAAACAGAGGTTGACTTATTTTCTCCATTCAAGGAAAATGCCCTAGTTATGTACAATGGTAAAGTCTACCTAGTTGTGCAGAAGAATGGTGGATTGCCCAGTACGTGCCCCAAGAGTGTTCCAGCTTCTGTGAATCATGCAGAGAAAGAGAATGCCGAGTCTGCTATTTTATCACAGCCTGAATTAGTAACCAATATCAAAgaggaaccagagaatcctgagCCTGTCGAACAGGTGAAACAATGCTTAAACCAGCCCACAGATTACTGTAGAAAGGCAGTCAGTGCCCAAAGTTTCCATGATCAGCCCAGGGCTCAAGGTATACCAGGCACTCCGCTTGAG CATTCAAAGTGGATTTCTGATACTGCTAGCAAGGAAACCGATGAGCAGTTACTGAAGAAGGCAGGAATTCACAACAATCTCCGAATCTGTCTCACTAGGATATCCCAAAAACAGCTGGAACAGTGGGAAAAGAGCAATCCCCCCACAAACTCGGAGCCACTAGAGTTACAGTCACTTCTGTCCAGGAAAATGGCTAACTTAAACACTGATGGACTGAGTAAAGACATCCAAGTGAATGTGACACTTCCAGTTATTAAAACGGAACCTGAGGATACAGAATATTATTCATACCCTACAAAGGATATCGAG ATTAAGCTTGAGCCTAAATCACCAgtgaaaagaaaagcagaaagcaTCCACTGCCCGGTACCAGATAAGAAACAATGTCAAAAACGGTTCATTCCAAACTGGGAATCTGAGCATGCCTACAGCTGCCTTCCTGTACAGAATGCAGAAGCACCTTCACACAATACAGAAGCAACCTCCCACATCAACTCTCACGATGAACAAGAAGTGTTTACCAGCTCTCCTCAGGCTAGCTCAGTGCTGCAGGAGAGCACGATAATGGAATCCGTCCCCGTGACGAGTTCCAGCGCTGGGACAGATAGTGTACCCAACCCCTCGGCTgtctccattgactctgttcctATGCCCAGCACCTTGACTCCCTCAGTGGCATGCTCCACCACGACTGAGATCAGTGCAACATGCAGttactctcctctccctctctcaagtATTGATGAAACTACACGAGACGAGAAGATCAAGCGACTAAAGGCGATTCTGAAGGCGAAGGAGGTCGCGGTGGAGGCAATACGAAAGAAAATG GTCAAGGCCAAATCGGCTGAGAAGAGAAAATCCGAAAATAGCAAAGGCCCATCAACGAGCAAGAAACAGCGGTGTAAAAAGTGGATCTTGAACAGGGAGTCAGAGCACGCTTACAGCTGCCTCCCAGGAGCTCAGGCGGAGGGAGCGCTCCACGTGGCTCCTCGCTGTGGTCATGAGAGGTTCACCTCAGTGCCACAGAGAGCCACAGGAGCACCGGAATCCTCCCGCATGGTGACTCGcagcacagtgacagacactaTACCCTGCACTGAACAAACATTTCCGATGGTTCCAACCCTTCCTCTTCCAGGCGAAGGCAAGACTCCACGTGAGGAGAAAATAAAACGCTTGAAGGAGATTCTGAAAGAAAAGGAGGCCGCACTGGAATCAATTCGGAGGAAAAATGCCTCGGCACCTTCATAA